The following are encoded together in the Plasmodium knowlesi strain H genome assembly, chromosome: 8 genome:
- a CDS encoding cdc2-related protein kinase 4, putative, with product MDRVTSKRVKNNVLIEKSGDSEKKALSRRRTNMSKKKNAFLNDESKNDEIIKKNLKRVKNEKISKNGKDKLESTCLIRTRSKENAKKDTIYKGIEKEKKYPHASRVTSIKSNNAGGNDGGEKRVGDGKSDNVKSSNYTILNYFKNKKDTDKYRSKASVGGNSKATNDSEARNGNNNCLDCSVSGHATNQTVNQATNETTNQTVNQTITSYTNGANQTNYLNMKNNIEHNLMNYKKSKLNQMHAENISMDSYRSNNSSNSEVYIGSENNNLYSNNQEYTLGKSSMQLKEGNLRSSTGGGGGLHTSLTSGNMLDVRDNMVKGPLHLSDLYSSRNRDSSTLLSRNSLYKCKGESVDAVDRVDGTTLGLPSIGDGEKGCCASVPENKFIMSSSLGTGLNGLRGKAISHVEGSLGGVGVTDLMMNSQGEKDSEIGYRGVDMARSGEHVYSYKDRNKEYLDSINLSINREHEKREKHEKFLGRSLPSRNMINNTKSDEELFSKNIQNFENYCSYKFKRSINNNLIKNIYSMYEDKSNLEAFISQKKREGRGVCKSKEDSIKCSLDGNCMISVRNDHFEGEKLFKRPCMSLYNSILRKNKFEEGKNVEKKERNSMSDLLLHHQDLLINKREKIVVSKDVDTKEIVIKKYIKNFWLLSRKEFFSKYWNASLELESGEVEKLKELIPFPENQTCTIDDLFSKDNEIVDEDQLLKDYVTDEKLKNFRLDLIDGFLYDKQSLYEREMIENEKIFSSISFNHKNSDIKVDKLLNLFPRDFMRKYKIVKKLGEGVYGKVFKAESLEDSYLHFAVKVLRYFWPNFKYKFGSEEFAINEFNIMRILFHPNVVCLLDSFRVHTYRKNKIKTHRNQKTRNETMSAEYDFSFQRHRKVERNQYSPSRDTIERNNKYKNLISKSCITIEDLEKDLVMYNIDKEESLNSDTELVGHHLNKTMKSLRSCHTDGRATIAGSGEYGSTNTRKDVKKERSNDLTSLHTKKKVRTATLKSATSGRVSGGSGTHRSDLYRIKSNRTSKTAIPIRTNKSIDKLKFRKHSRKVKKIENKNNDYIENWDLFLVIEKCDCSLNDILSKAKKRHASFIQHIKQCTAQHLPSERIDMCYDHIQNYVKYVYLPLKKIENRSFYPEMPSLSETQTKVIIYQMLQGINHFHRKFIIHRDIKPANTLIKNIKYLSDGLNDSKEWIVKIADFGLGVYDHFLKAETKDSNIITLQYRPPEILCNSTMYNYSVDIWSIGITMCECLLGFVPVTSKFESSVLFKILVFRGIPDEDFDNLLKKEFVGELPQFKVDRLKMLKIIFTDIYGRSLLNEDGIDLVDRFLSYDYKNRITANEALRHPWFEDVHLYLNERLLRYYKRTGTYYF from the coding sequence ATGGATAGAGTTACGTCAAAACgagttaaaaataatgtgttGATAGAAAAAAGTGGTGATAGTGAGAAGAAGGCCCTTAGCAGAAGGAGGACAAAcatgagtaaaaaaaaaaatgcctttcTAAATGACGAATCGaagaatgatgaaattattaagaagaatttgaaaagagtgaaaaatgagaaaatttcaaaaaatggaaaagacaaGTTGGAAAGCACCTGCTTAATTAGGACCCGAAGcaaggaaaatgcaaaaaaggaCACCATATATAAGGGGatagaaaaggagaagaaatacCCCCATGCGAGTAGAGTTACTTCCATTAAAAGCAACAATGCAGGTGGTAATGACGGCGGGGAGAAGCGTGTGGGAGACGGGAAAAGTGACAATGTGAAGAGTTCAAATTACACAATTTTAAACTAttttaagaataaaaaagacacCGATAAGTACAGAAGTAAGGCATCCGTCGGGGGAAATTCGAAGGCCACGAACGATAGCGAGGCGCGCAATGGAAATAATAACTGTCTAGACTGCAGCGTGAGCGGTCACGCGACGAATCAGACGGTCAATCAGGCGACCAACGAGACAACCAACCAAACGGTCAACCAAACTATCACCAGCTACACGAATGGCGCGAACCAGACCAATTATCTAAAcatgaaaaataacattGAGCATAACTTGATGAATTATAAGAAATCCAAATTGAACCAAATGCACGCAGAGAACATCAGCATGGATTCCTACAGGTCGAACAACTCATCAAATAGCGAGGTGTACATCGGATCGGAGAACAACAATTTGTATTCGAACAACCAGGAGTACACTCTTGGTAAGTCCTCCATGCAGTTGAAAGAAGGCAATCTGCGAAGTAGCACCGGTGGAGGAGGGGGACTGCATACGAGTTTGACAAGTGGCAACATGTTGGACGTGCGCGATAACATGGTGAAGGGCCCCCTACACTTGAGCGATTTATACAGCTCCAGGAATAGAGATTCGTCTACCTTGTTGAGTAGAAATTCGTTATACAAATGTAAAGGAGAGAGTGTGGACGCGGTCGATCGGGTGGATGGAACGACACTTGGATTGCCTTCCATTGGGGATGGAGAAAAGGGATGTTGTGCCTCCGTCCCAGAGAACAAATTCATCATGAGTAGCAGCTTGGGCACGGGCTTAAACGGATTAAGGGGAAAGGCAATTTCGCACGTGGAAGGAAGTCTAGGAGGAGTCGGCGTGACAGATCTCATGATGAATAGCCAAGGGGAGAAGGACAGTGAAATTGGTTACAGGGGCGTTGACATGGCACGAAGCGGTGAACACGTGTACAGTTACAAGGATCGGAATAAGGAATACCTAGATTCCATCAATTTATCCATAAATCGAGAACACGAGAAACGTGAGAAGCATGAGAAATTCCTGGGGAGATCACTTCCGAGTAGGAATATGATAAACAACACCAAGTCGGatgaagaattattttccaAGAATATAcagaattttgaaaattactGTTCATACAAATTTAAGAGAAGTATAAATAACAAcctgataaaaaatatttatagcATGTATGAGGATAAATCAAATTTAGAGGCATTCATTTCTCAGAAGAAACGAGAAGGAAGAGGTGTGTGTAAATCGAAGGAGGATTCTATAAAGTGCAGTCTGGATGGTAACTGCATGATAAGTGTGAGGAATGATCATTTCGAGGGGgaaaaactttttaaaagacCATGCATGTCCTTGTATAACAGTATCCTTCGgaagaacaaatttgaagagggaaaaaatgtggagaagaaggaacgaaatagtaTGTCGGATCTTCTCCTGCATCATCAAGATTTGCTAATAaataagagagaaaaaattgtggtAAGTAAAGATGTAGACACGAAGGAAATTGTGATAAAAAagtatattaaaaatttctGGCTACTTAGTcgaaaggaattttttagTAAATATTGGAATGCATCTTTAGAATTGGAGAGTGGAGAAGTGGAAAAGCTGAAAGAGTTGATCCCATTTCCGGAGAATCAGACATGTACAATTGATGATCTATTCAGTAAGGACAACGAGATTGTCGACGAGGATCAACTGTTGAAGGACTACGTTACGGAtgaaaagttgaaaaatttTCGCCTAGATTTGATAGATGGCTTCCTCTACGATAAGCAATCTCTCTACGAAAGGGAGATgattgaaaatgaaaaaatattttccagcATTTCTTTTAATCACAAAAATTCGGACATCAAAGTGGACAAgcttttaaatttatttccacGAGATTTCATGAGGAAGTATAAAATAGTGAAGAAGTTAGGAGAAGGAGTTTATGGAAAGGTGTTCAAGGCAGAATCCTTGGAGGATTCCTATTTGCACTTTGCCGTGAAGGTATTACGTTACTTCTGGCCGAACTTTAAATATAAGTTTGGCTCTGAGGAGTTCGCAATTAATGAGTTTAACATCATGCGTATTTTGTTCCATCCGAATGTGGTGTGTCTGTTGGATAGTTTTCGAGTGCACACgtataggaagaataaaataaaaacgcaCCGTAACCAAAAAACGCGGAATGAAACGATGTCGGCTGAGTATGATTTTAGCTTTCAGAGGCATAGGAAAGTGGAGCGCAATCAGTATTCCCCATCTAGGGATACCATTGAGAGGAACAACAAGTACAAGAATTTAATATCGAAAAGTTGTATAACGATTGAGGATTTGGAAAAGGATCTGGTTATGTATAACATTGATAAGGAGGAGAGCCTGAACTCGGATACCGAGTTAGTGGGACACCACCTTAACAAGACGATGAAAAGCTTGAGGAGCTGTCACACGGATGGTAGAGCCACCATCGCTGGTAGTGGTGAATACGGGTCTACGAACACGCGGAAGGATGTGAAGAAGGAGCGAAGCAATGATCTGACTTCGTTGCATACTAAGAAGAAGGTTAGGACAGCAACGTTGAAGTCCGCCACCAGTGGACGAGTGAGTGGTGGAAGCGGCACGCACCGATCCGATCTGTACAGAATCAAGTCTAACAGGACAAGTAAAACTGCGATTCCTATCAGGACGAACAAAAGTATAGATAAGTTAAAATTTCGAAAACATTCGAGGAAGGTAAAGAAGATAGAGAATAAGAATAACGACTACATAGAGAACTGGGATCTTTTCTTGGTGATAGAAAAGTGCGATTGTAGTTTGAATGACATTTTGAGCAAAGCGAAGAAGAGACACGCATCGTTCATCCAACACATTAAGCAATGTACAGCACAACATTTACCAAGCGAGCGAATAGATATGTGCTATGATCACATACAGAATTATGTAAAGTATGTGTATTTGCCATTGAAGAAAATCGAGAATCGTTCCTTCTATCCAGAAATGCCATCTCTATCCGAGACACAGACTAAGGTAATTATATATCAGATGTTACAAGGAATTAATCACTTTCACAGGAAGTTTATAATACATAGGGATATTAAGCCTGCGAATACTCTCATCAAGAATATTAAGTACCTATCAGATGGCCTGAACGATTCAAAGGAATGGATCGTAAAAATAGCGGATTTTGGCTTGGGGGTATatgatcattttttaaaggcCGAAACGAAAGACAGTAATATTATTACACTGCAATACAGGCCACCAGAAATATTGTGTAATAGTACCATGTATAATTACTCAGTGGATATTTGGTCTATCGGTATCACGATGTGTGAGTGTTTATTAGGGTTTGTACCGGTGACATCCAAATTTGAATCAtctgttttgtttaaaattttggTTTTTCGAGGTATTCCGGATGAAGATTTTGATAACCTTCTGAAGAAGGAATTCGTGGGGGAGTTGCCGCAATTTAAGGTGGACAGGCTGAAGATGCTGAAGATAATTTTTACAGATATATATGGGCGTAGTTTGTTGAACGAGGATGGCATAGATCTTGTTGATCGGTTCCTTAGCTACGACTACAAGAACAGGATAACTGCGAACGAGGCGCTCAGGCACCCCTGGTTCGAGGATGTGCACCTTTACCTGAACGAGCGCCTCCTCCGGTACTACAAGCGCACGGGCACCTACTACTTCTAA
- a CDS encoding 6-cysteine protein: MKLLTFSLSCLALLSEGFLSRAKRLLKFLPSLKEEGELFVESPYDCEHSGFISLMKRNPLYFCFFLGEGDNYGLLLRTYNSEDLKWEPPTNVLVTKQRISMYTFIDDYISEKLILIYSYDQKIRVTVFNDYKEPSNETYKIGVNYEIVHMANVTSTITYMFKNRKSIIVCGMNRNNNILCSFSFDYGLTMKDENSIEFILRTKIPMGTYKMDVQFNHKYVYFNLYDDVIQDNDYEIKCIQGIDKEYMCDILTKPLKETEIIQYRGVLRNNMFQTIVYDMKDKCYIGWSFNSINMNSEIEMLISDSPCSHVSLFHHGTSLVVAYQRGPPAPLGPQFYRIFENLHQKGAGCEFRVDGSLYVASTFTNQQCNIDMENTDVNPENEDEISFSIVVPSQYDIQDSTCFVSNEMYDNDKTTLYYLQKYQVDQENLSIFTFLFYRYIIDHTNVKESTCIFIHENRKEKLKVSLTLESSYRVDTCDIGSDDLCDFIIQGKSKIVIHFNEQDWEVDNQLLNESRVLYNGIHIPLHNLLSTSNINDLVQVTKNEISIFIPNIIPSSRTAKIVFTSRHEDGKTKSAYLRVQKNMKPIKKVLGINFSSSFDITYKYFKHYQENVKFLLNEFNETNYIGMVCETHIQITAPPCMLTLVDQSHKTFHIHSVFPHKVPFLYSYTKKKISYAENLYISETRFVVFKNFNSILEEKNIKYLYIKCVCNTKNIEGSDTYNQIDFIITTENISSEIIHSRKVIEPPKNYKDDSEVEEHGNSEQKESKGFHKFKQSHGLPEPSKRGFSSSKPYAKLSGLDDPFRKNNFYRSCATWWTLSLYALFIIFLP, encoded by the exons ATGAAACTTCTTACGTTTTCCCTCTCCTGTCTGGCTCTCTTGAGCGAGGGGTTCCTTTCGCGGGCAAAGCGTTTGTTGAAGTTCTTACCATCactaaaggaagaaggagagtTGTTCGTGGAGTCTCCGTACGATTGTGAGCATAGTGGCTTTATAAGTCTCATGAAAAGGAATCCCCTCtacttttgcttttttttgggtGAAGGAGATAATTATGGCCTACTCCTTCGTACCTACAATTCGGAAGATTTAAAATGGGAACCTCCAACAAACGTTTTAGTAACCAAGCAAAGAATAAGCATGTATACCTTCATTGACGATTACATTTCTGAAAAATTGATACTCATTTATTCATATGATCAAAAAATACGAGTTACTGTTTTTAACGATTACAAAGAACCATCGAATGAAACATATAAAATCGGTGTGAATTATGAAATCGTGCATATGGCTAATGTAACATCGACAATTACCTACATGTTCAAGAATAGGAAATCGATAATTGTATGTGGCATGAACAGAAACAACAACATCctttgctccttttcctttgatTACGGATTAACAATGAAGGATGAAAATTCAATTGAGTTTATCCTAAGGACGAAGATTCCCATGGGTACCTACAAAATGGATGTACAGTTCAACCACAAGTACGTTTACTTCAACCTGTACGACGACGTTATCCAGGATAATGATTACGAGATCAAGTGTATTCAAGGGATTGACAAGGAGTACATGTGTGATATCTTGACCAAGCCACTTAAAGAAACGGAAATAATTCAATATAGAGGTGTCTTGCGGAATAACATGTTTCAAACTATCGTGTACGACATGAAGGACAAATGTTACATCGGTTGGTCGTTCAACTCCATTAACATGAACAGTGAAATCGAGATGCTCATTTCGGATTCACCCTGCTCTCACGTATCACTCTTTCATCATGGTACTTCCTTGGTGGTGGCTTATCAGCGGGGACCTCCCGCACCACTGGGCCCCCAGTTTTATCGGATCTTCGAG AACCTGCACCAGAAAGGCGCTGGGTGCGAGTTCCGCGTGGACGGAAGCCTGTACGTGGCCAGCACCTTTACCAACCAACAGTGCAACATCGACATGGAGAACACAGACGTGAACCCAGAGAATGAAGATGAAATCAGCTTTAGTATCGTGGTGCCATCTCAATACGATATACAGGACTCCACCTGTTTTGTCTCCAACGAAATGTACGACAATGATAAAACAACTTTGTATTATCTCCAAAAATATCAGGTGGATCAGGAGAACCTCTccattttcaccttcctGTTTTATCGCTACATAATAGACCACACCAATGTCAAGGAGAGCACATGTATCTTTATCCATGAgaacaggaaggaaaagctCAAGGTCTCTCTCACCTTGGAAAGTTCCTACAGGGTGGACACATGCGATATTGGATCAGATGATTTATGCGACTTCATTATCcaaggaaaaagcaaaatagTTATCCATTTCAATGAACAAGATTGGGAAGTGGATAATCAACTCTTGAATGAATCTCGTGTCCTTTACAATGGAATACATATTCCCCTACATAACCTACTCAGTACATCTAATATAAACGACCTCGTTCAAGTAACCAAGAAtgaaatttccatttttattcctaATATAATTCCTAGTAGTAGAACCGCCAAAATTGTATTTACCAGTAGACACGAGGACGGAAAGACCAAAAGTGCATACCTCAgagtgcaaaaaaatatgaagccaataaaaaaagtgcttggaataaatttttcctcatcCTTTGACATCACCTACAAATACTTTAAGCATTATcaggaaaatgtaaaattcTTGCTAAATGAATTTAACGAGACTAACTACATAGGGATGGTGTGTGAAACACACATACAAATTACAGCACCCCCATGTATGCTCACCCTAGTCGATCAGTCCCATAAAACCTTCCATATCCACTCAGTTTTCCCTCACAAGGTACCGTTCCTGTACAGTTacacaaagaagaaaatttcctaTGCGGAAAACCTCTACATAAGTGAAACGAGGTTTGTCGTCTTCAAGAATTTCAACTCTATCctcgaagagaaaaatataaaatatctCTACATCAAGTGTGTGTGCAATACAAAGAACATTGAAGGTTCGGATACCTACAACCAAATAGACTTCATCATCACCACAGAGAACATTTCTTCGGAGATCATCCACTCCCGCAAAGTTATCGAGCctccaaaaaattataaggaCGACAGTGAGGTGGAAGAGCACGGAAATTCTGAACAAAAGGAGAGCAAAGGCTTCCACAAGTTTAAGCAATCCCATGGGTTGCCGGAACCAAGCAAAAGgggtttttcctcttcaaaaCCCTACGCGAAACTCTCCGGCCTTGATGATCCCTTTCGGAAGAATAACTTCTACAGGAGCTGCGCCACCTGGTGGACACTCTCCCTGTACGccctcttcatcatcttcctcccttaa
- a CDS encoding proteasome subunit alpha type-3, putative, translating into MAGLSAGYDLSVSTFSPDGRLYQVEYIYKAINNNNSALSLECRDGLITCCVNSNLLKNKMIKPNSYNRIYHINNNVMVTYAGLDGDARNIIDRAKYEANSYYLNFHTNIPLHILANRISLYIHSFTLYWHLRPFASSIILASFDEKEKGEIYCVEPNGACYKYSGVVIGKNKEMFKTEIEKRNYKEVDVKEALVDIYKMILTSDDHLNKNNLPDLLNFSWICKESSYEYQNVDTETLNEAMRLAVESMEQSNQ; encoded by the exons ATGGCAGGCCTCAGCGCAGGCTACGACCTATCCGTTTCGACCTTCTCCCCCGATGGGAGGCTCTACCAAGTGGAGTACATATACAAGGCCatcaacaacaacaacagtgCCCTTAGTCTGGAGTGCCGAGATGGGTTAATCACCTGCTGTGTAAATTCAAATTTActtaagaacaaaatgataaaaccAAATAGCTACAATAGGATCTATCACATAAATAACAACGTGATGGTAACTTATGCAGGACTAGATGGAGACGCGAGAAATATAATAGATCGGGCCAAGTATGAAGCGAATAGCTACTACCTTAATTTTCACACGAATATAcctttgcacattttagCTAACCGCATTTCGCTTTATATTCACTCGTTCACGTTGTACTGGCACTTGAGGCCTTTTGCCTCCTCCATCATACTGGCGTCATTCGACGAGAAGGAGAAAG GAGAAATTTACTGTGTGGAACCTAACGGAGCCTGCTACAAGTATAGCGGAGTAGTCATTGGGAAAAACAAGGAAATGTTTAAGacggaaatagaaaagagaAACTACAAAGAAGTAGATGTGAAGGAAGCTCTCGTGGATATATACAAGATGATTTTAACAAGTGATGATCATCTGAATAAAAACAACTTACCTGACCTCCTAAACTTTTCTTGGATCTGCAAAGAATCTTCTTATGAATATCAGAATGTTGACACTGAGACGTTGAATGAAGCTATGCGCTTGGCCGTGGAGTCGATGGAGCAGTCAAATCAGTAG
- a CDS encoding E3 ubiquitin-protein ligase, putative, protein MNIIDEYDLDMYKNIVMSNNCKEEDIFCIFNMSSFMNTLCFIVFFIIFLWALTIISRYYTSYNIMKYLKDRKAIYMQNMSRYIDEIKMLCRSHVNDIIRIKKKITPKSVDKINLDICIHDNIQLVKNYLSSSASDTSDLYKYGVTFTFSCKNPVCVTLYWGVLLKEINQVIHDKMEARRKTTNGRSTVICIDNFKTFFKEGFSRSLQSKPSSDAMTYLLDKNKGSGLYSGEEDVGVENIFDSHHHNRDNLSTQQNTSFINFTSCLHKTPSSFYTCRENITYTMPSDESFCVADVLVQMEVEKNGYLDDIKEKLKKNKYEQQHSLDEKVLSSHMSDEKIRIPLTILINDAPPMDSLSTSSLYGNSCGGRGLGVSKTVSPPKGVGRKKTNGAHASTLVVLVDFKKMKEKYIPSIIKDICVFSENGTNTSVHKSKKKNEVFQFLDILDIYGHEEHDKECLICMTSYKDTLLMPCRHSSFCYDCMKSLRQEKCPICRCLFTSFIKFPLKNIDRGGDMP, encoded by the exons ATGAATATCATCGACGAGTACGACCTGGACATGTACAAAAACATTGTCATGTCTAATAACTGCAAGGAGGAAGacattttctgcatttttaatATGTCCAGTTTCATGAACACATTATGCTTTATtgtatttttcattattttcctATGGGCCCTAACGATCATTTCGAGGTACTATACCTCCTACAATATTATGAAGTACCTGAAGGACCGCAAG GCCATTTACATGCAGAACATGTCCCGCTACATcgacgaaataaaaatgctctGCAGGAGCCACGTGAATGATATCAtccgaataaaaaaaaaaataaccccGAAAAGTGTCGACAAGATAAATCTAGACATATGTATCCACGACAACATACAGTTGGTGAAAAATTATCTAAGTTCCAGTGCAAGTGACACGAGTGATCTGTACAAGTATGGCGTTACGTTCACCTTCTCTTGCAAGAATCCTGTGTGTGTTACTCTCTACTGGGGAGTTCTCCTTAAGGAAATTAATCAAGTGATTCATGACAAAATGGAGGCACGAAGAAAGACAACCAACGGAAGAAGCACCGTTATTTGTATCgataattttaaaacattttttaaggaaggattTAGCAGGTCGTTACAGTCTAAACCCTCCTCCGATGCGATGACTTATCTGCTGGATAAAAATAAGGGTAGTGGTCTCTATTCCGGGGAGGAAGATGTCGgagtagaaaatattttcgatAGCCATCATCATAACCGTGATAATTTATCCACACAACAGAACACCTCCTTCATTAACTTCACTTCATGTTTGCACAAGACACCTAGCTCCTTCTACACGTGCAGGGAAAATATCACCTACACGATGCCATCTGATGAGAGTTTCTGCGTCGCAGATGTTTTGGTCCAAATGGAAGTCGAGAAAAATGGTTATCTAGATGATATAAAAGagaaactaaaaaaaaataaatacgaaCAACAACACTCCCTTGACGAAAAAGTGTTAAGTAGCCACATGAGCGACGAGAAGATAAGGATTCCCCTTACTATTCTCATAAACGATGCACCTCCGATGGATTCCTTGTCTACTTCTTCGCTCTATGGCAACTCCTGTGGGGGAAGGGGACTAGGCGTTTCCAAGACCgtctccccccccaaaggtgtagggagaaagaaaacgaaTGGAGCCCATGCGAGTACGTTAGTAGTACTCGTAGacttcaaaaaaatgaaggagaaatataTTCCATCGATAATAAAGGATATTTGTGTGTTTAGTGAAAATGGAACCAACACATCGGTACATAaaagtaagaagaaaaatgaagtttttcaatttttggaTATATTGGATATTTATGGACATGAGGAACACGATAAGGAGTGCCTCATTTGTATGACCTCCTACAAAGACACTTTGTTGATGCCTTGTAGACATTCCTCCTTCTGCTACGACTGTATGAAATCGTTGCGACAGGAGAAGTGTCCTATCTGTAGGTGCCTCTTCACCTCCTTTATAAAATTTCCACTCAAAAATATCGACAGGGGGGGAGACATGCCCTAA
- a CDS encoding 40S ribosomal protein S15A, putative, producing the protein MVRMSVLADCLKTINNAEKRGRRQVLIRPSSKVVVKFLQYMQKKGYIGNFEIVDDHRSGKIVVNLLGRINKCAVISPRYDVKLEEIEKIITSILPSRLFGHLILTTPYGIMDHEEARRKHTGGKVLGFFF; encoded by the exons ATGGTTCGAATGAGCGTATTGGCTGATTGCCTGAAAACAATCAACAACGCAGAGAAGAGAGGAAGGCGACAGGTGTTGATAAGGCCCTCCTCCAAAGTCGTGGTGAAGTTCCTACAGTACATGCAGAAGAAGGGCTACATTGGAAATTTTGAAATTGTGGACGACCACCGATCTGGAAAAATCGTGGTAAACCTTCTGGGCCGAATAAACAAGTGCGCCGTCATTTCACCCAG ATACGACGTAAAACTGGAAGAGatcgaaaaaattattaccagCATTCTACCCAGTAGACTCTTTGGCCACTTAATCCTGACGACCCCCTACGGAATTATGGACCACGAAGAAGCGAGAAGAAAACACACAGGAGGCAAGGTCCTTGGGTTCTTCTTTTAA
- a CDS encoding protein YOP1, putative produces the protein MKGKLYSKHKDKDNEKYGAGGSSQNINALKRLSSKVLGDSINYFDLNKTLDKIDEHVKQYPFLDDMGKKYGIKPSYVVVGFGGFLLLSLIFGWGAALICNVVGFAYPAYQSFKAVESQCKDETKLWLTYWVVYSLFFFFEYLIDIILFWVPFYYLLKLLFLLYLYMPQVRGAETVYNYIIRPILLKHEKTIDDTVQKISQTATSHLTQITGNLTEKLVQEGVRRRNI, from the exons ATGAAAGGAAAACTATACTCCAAGCATAAGGACAAGGATAATGAGAAGTACGGAGCAGGGGGTAGCTCCCAAAACATTAATGCCCTGAAAAGGCTATCCTCCAAAGTCTTAGGAGATTCCATAAACTATTTCGATCTGAATAAAACATTAGACAAAATAGATGAGCATGTAAAGCAGTACCCCTTTTTAGATGACATGGGAAAAAAGTATGGTATCAAGCCGTCGTACGTGGTTGTGGGTTTCGGAGGTTTTCTTTTGCTCTCTCTCATCTTCGGTTGGGGGGCAGCCCTCATTTGTAACGTAGTTGGTTTTGCCTACCCAG CCTACCAGTCATTTAAAGCAGTCGAGTCGCAGTGCAAAGACGAAACCAAGTTATGGTTGACATACTGGGTGGTCTACtcgctcttcttttttttcgagtaCCTCATTGACATAATATTATTTTGGGTTCCTTTTTACTATTTGTTGAAACTCCTCTTTCTCCTCTACCTGTACATGCCGCAAGTGAGGGGAGCGGAAACTGTCTACAACTACATTATACGTCCTATTCTTTTGAAGCATGAGAAAACCATAGACGACACGGTGCAGAAGATTAGCCAGACTGCTACTAGCCACCTGACCCAGATAACGGGCAACCTTACGGAGAAGCTTGTCCAAGAGGGAGTTCGCCGGCGAAATATCTGA